In Oxobacter pfennigii, the genomic window TACAGGACCTATTCCAAGAGAAATGCTTTCATCTGGATTAAGACCTGCTCCAAATTGCCTTGCACCTCTTACTGCAGCTATATCTTTAATAAGCTCTGACCGGGTATATTGGGGATAACTGGGTTTTCTTGCTATGATTTCACAGCCTTCATTCGCAAAAACTGCAGCTCCCGATATATGGTCATAATGAAGATAATGGGTAAAAATTATGTTTTTAATTGGCTTGTCAGTGATTTCCCGGATATCTTTAAGAGCTTCTTCGGCAAATTCACGTCCGTACAAAGTGTCAATCATAAGCAGGCTTTCCCGGCCTTCAACCATAATAGCCTGACTTGCTCCATAACCTTGTATGAAATACACTCTGTCAGTTATTTTCTTGACCCCTTTAGGAAATCCTGTCTTAGCTTCATCAATTAATTTTTGTTCACCAATGTAGCGATTCATAAAATACACCTCCATTTACTTGGATATAAAACTATCTCAATTTCATTTTACTTTGATATCCAAGCAAAATCAATAAAAAAAGAGGAAATATCATTAAAGATATCCTCTTTTTAGCATGAAACTGCTATTTTTTGATATCAAATAATTATTGATTTGATATCATACCGTAATATTCATCAAAGGTTATATCATATGCCGTTATAAATTCGGCAGCTTCCTTTCCGACATATCTTATATGCCAAGGTTCGTAGCTGTAGCCTGTTATATGGGTTTTATCCTTAGGATAACGGATAATAAAGCCGGCATCCTTTGCATGCTCTTTAAGCCATTTTCCCTCCTTCGTATCTTCAAAGGATTCTTCCAGGGTAAAATTCATACCGGCACTTGACACATCCATAGTCAAGCCCGTTTGATGTTCACTTTGTCCCGGCACTGCAACAACCTTACTGGCAGCTTCTTCTCCCGATTGCTTAACCTCGGTATTAAAAAGCCTTTGCTGGGTTTCATAGGAACGATAGCCTGACATTGCATAAAGCTTTATGCCATCTTCTTGTGCCAGTTCAAACAGTTCTTCCAATGCTTCTGCTGCTTCTTTTCTCATATATTTTCTGGGAGCATCCTCTTTAAAGGGGAATGCAACATTGGGCACAACAAGATCAGGCGGCACCCAATCGGAAGGTAAATTTCTTTCTTTATTTACCAAAACCAAAATACTGTCGGGATTCTTTACAATCTGCTTGCCGTTTACCAGCAAGGTTTCGGCACCGATAAGGGCATCTGTTATATGCTGTGCAACTTTCGGCGTAACCTTAGGCGTATTCTCAACCACGCTTCCAGGATTTTCCGTAGGTGTCGGTGCAGGTGAAGGATCTTTAGCTGAGTTCCCGCATCCTGACAATAAAACTGTAACTGCCAATAAACATACTATCTTTTTCATTTTAAATATTCTCCTTAGTGCTAAATAGCTTTGTCTTACAATTAAGTATCTTACAGTCTTATTCTACCACAAGCAGTGAATATGGGTATGAAATTTTTATAAATTTTTTGCTGTCAATGCAGCGCCGATGGAGCCTGCAAATCTGGCATCAGGTTTAGAAAATACAGGTTTATTTAATTTCTCAGCAATTCTTTCTATTACAACCGGGTTTTCGCAAAGGCCTCCCG contains:
- a CDS encoding M15 family metallopeptidase, producing the protein MKKIVCLLAVTVLLSGCGNSAKDPSPAPTPTENPGSVVENTPKVTPKVAQHITDALIGAETLLVNGKQIVKNPDSILVLVNKERNLPSDWVPPDLVVPNVAFPFKEDAPRKYMRKEAAEALEELFELAQEDGIKLYAMSGYRSYETQQRLFNTEVKQSGEEAASKVVAVPGQSEHQTGLTMDVSSAGMNFTLEESFEDTKEGKWLKEHAKDAGFIIRYPKDKTHITGYSYEPWHIRYVGKEAAEFITAYDITFDEYYGMISNQ